In a genomic window of Chaetodon trifascialis isolate fChaTrf1 chromosome 8, fChaTrf1.hap1, whole genome shotgun sequence:
- the rbm38 gene encoding RNA-binding protein 38: protein MSSPLFLGQLVGVPLEIMHPTMEKDTTYTKIFVGGLPYHTNDASLRKYFETFGDIDEAVVITDKQTGKSRGYGFVTMVDRGAAERACKDANPIIDGRKANVNLAYLGAKPRSSQTSLSVGVQQVHPMWAQRQYGLAQQYVYPQAFLHPSLVLQSQLSPTAAALASPYLDYSSAYSHYAPTGLEQYPYTPSPSPSAGYLSYSFSPSTPAPALTASPTPPAGIHPPLAALTSMPAAPQAFLHYPLHQPDRMQ, encoded by the exons ATGAGTTCACCGCTGTTTTTAGGACAGCTGGTCGGGGTCCCGTTAGAAATAATGCACCCCACCATGGAGAAAGACACGACTTACACCAAGATTTTTGTCGGCGGGTTGCCGTATCACACCAACGACGCTTCACTTCGGAAATATTTCGAGACTTTCGGGGACATCGACGAGGCGGTGGTAATCACAGACAAGCAGACGGGCAAGTCCAGAGGATACGGCTTT GTGACCATGGTGGACAGGGGGGCAGCAGAGCGGGCGTGCAAAGACGCAAACCCCATCATCGACGGCAGGAAGGCCAACGTGAACCTGGCGTACCTGGGAGCGAAGCCTCGCAGCTCGCAGACAA GTCTCTCTGTTGGAGTTCAGCAAGTCCATCCCATGTGGGCTCAGAGGCAATATGG gctGGCCCAGCAGTACGTCTACCCCCAGGCCTTCCTCCATCCCAGCCTGGTGCTGCAGTCCCAGCTCAGCcccacagctgcagcactcGCCTCCCCTTACCTGGACTACAGCTCCGCCTACAGCCACTACGCCCCTACAGGACTGGAGCAGTACCCCTACACCCCTTCACCGTCGCCCTCTGCTGGCTACCTCAGCTACAGCTTCTCCCCCAGCACTCCGGCGCCCGCTCTCACCGCATCCCCGACCCCTCCGGCTGGCATCCACCCTCCTCTGGCTGCGCTCACCAGTATGCCTGCCGCCCCGCAGGCCTTCCTCCACTACCCTCTGCACCAGCCCGACCGCATGCAGTGA
- the mipb gene encoding major intrinsic protein of lens fiber b has translation MWEFRSMNFWRAVFAEFFGTMFFVFFGMGAALRWTTGPHHVLHVALCFGLAAATLIQSIGHISGGHINPAVTFAYLVGSQMSLFRAIFYMAAQCLGAVAGAAVLYGVTPGNMRGNMAMNTLQPGISLGMATTVEVFLTMQLVVCIFAVTDERRNGRLGSAALSIGFSVTIGHLMGMYYTGAGMNPARSFAPAVLFRNFINHWVYWVGPMIGGAMGALLYDFMLFPRMRGLSERLATLKGSRPPESETQQDTRGEPIELKTQAL, from the exons ATGTGGGAGTTCCGGTCCATGAATTTTTGGCGGGCGGTCTTCGCAGAGTTCTTCGGGACCATGTTCTTTGTATTCTTTGGCATGGGTGCTGCCCTGCGCTGGACCACCGGGCCTCATCATGTCCTTCATGTGGCCCTGTGCTTTGGGCTAGCAGCTGCCACCCTCATCCAGTCCATTGGCCACATCAGCGGCGGCCACATTAACCCTGCCGTCACCTTTGCCTACCTTGTCGGCTCACAGATGTCTCTTTTCCGCGCCATTTTCTACATGGCTGCCCAGTGCCTGGGTGCTGTAGCTGGGGCTGCTGTGCTGTACGGGGTCACACCCGGCAACATGAGAGGAAACATGGCGATGAACACG ctgcagcctggCATCAGTCTGGGAATGGCCACCACCGTGGAGGTTTTCCTCACCATGCAGCTTGTGGTGTGCATCTTTGCTGTGACTGATGAGAGAAGAAACGGACGCCTGGGATCTGCTGCCCTATCCATCGGCTTCTCCGTCACCATTGGACACCTCATGGGG ATGTACTACACCGGTGCTGGGATGAACCCTGCTAGGTCCTTTGCCCCTGCTGTGCTCTTCAGGAACTTCATCAACCACTGG GTGTACTGGGTCGGGCCTATGATAGGAGGTGCCATGGGCGCCCTCCTGTACGATTTCATGCTGTTCCCACGCATGAGAGGTCTGTCCGAGCGCCTGGCCACACTGAAGGGCAGTCGGCCCCCCGAGAGCGAGACCCAGCAGGACACCCGCGGGGAGCCCATCGAGCTCAAGACGCAAGCCCTATAA